The following DNA comes from Musa acuminata AAA Group cultivar baxijiao chromosome BXJ1-4, Cavendish_Baxijiao_AAA, whole genome shotgun sequence.
TTATATTAAGTATCAGAGCTTCCACGTTCCCCCAACAGCTAAGCTGAGTGCACCCGACGGCGATGGCGTTCGTCCTCCACGAACGCCTCCTTCTCTTCCTCGTACTCTTCCCTTCCCTCGCCGCTCCTTCTCGCGTTCCAGCAGTGATCGTCTTCGGCGACTCGACCGTCGACGCCGGCAACAACAACTTCATCCCCACCATCGCCAGGGCCAACTTCCCGCCCTACGGCCGGGACTTCCCCGGCGGCCGCGCCACCGGTCGCTTCTGCAACGGCCGTCTCGCCACCGACTTCATCTCAGAGGCTCTCGGCCTACCGTCGATCGTGCCGGCCTATCTCGACCCGGCCTACGGTATCAGGGACTTCGCCACTGGCGTGTGCTTTGCGTCGGCGGCCACGGGGCTCGACGCCGCCACCTCCGACGTGCTCGTAAGTCCCGCTTTGCATGCATCTTTAGCTTATTGCATCTATTTCATGTACCAGAGGGAGTATAGGAATGAGAGTTGGTGTAGCTTTGGATCAGAACCCCAGTAGAGTTGTCCCCTTCCTCTCTCGGAAACGTGAAAGGTTCAAGTACGAGGCTGATGTATGTACGTTTATGGAGCAGGCAAGGAGGACAAGTGGTACTGGTGACAGCTAAAACCCTTTCTAGATAAGGATCGAGTATCTAAGGATTCCTACTCCTTTGAAGTGCCACTCTCAGTTGCCTCTTTAGTGCGCTAAAGATATATTGCATGCCTATTTCTTGGAAGACATTACTGTCACTTTGGGATGGCAGCTGCTTTCGTAGGTATTTGGCATGATGAGTGCAGTCATTGCCCCACAAACTCGTTCGATTAGGTTGTCGGATTTAGTTGGATGTTCTACGCTAGCTATAATGAAGTGTTTGTTAATGGTGTGGTCTTCCGTTCTTGATAATGTACAGTCTGTCATCCCCCTACGGCAAGAGATGGAGTTCTTCAAGGAGTACCAGCAGAAACTGGAAGCGTATGTGGGGAAGACGACGGCCAATTACATCATTAACGAGGCCGTGTACATCGTCAGCATCGGCACCAACGACTTCATCGAGAACTACTACTCGGGGGTGACGGAGCGGAGCGAGCAATTCACGGTGGAAGAGTACGAGGACTTCCTCATCCGCCACGCCGCCGACTTCCTCACGGAGCTCCACCGCCTGGGGGCTCGCAAGGTGTCCTTCACCGGTCTCACCCCCTTCGGGTGCTTGCCGTCGGAAAGGACCTCCAACCTCATGAACCCGGGCGAGTGCATGGAGGAGTACAACACGGTGGCCAGGGACTTCAACGCTAAGCTGCAGGCACTCACAACGAGGCTGTGCGCGGCGTTGCCGGGGCTGAAGCTGAGACTTGCTCCTTTCTATGATCTGTTGCTCCACGTCGTGCAGAACCCGTCCTCATACGGTGAGTTTGGGGAAGCCAAGCTTTAGTTTCTGCTCTTCTCTGCCACGATGATGAGGTGGGTGTGCTCAGGATTCGAGGTTGCGAGCAGAGGATGCTGCGGCACGGGGAAGATAGAGGCCAGCTATCTCTGCAACCAATGGAACCCCTTCACCTGCGAAGACGCAGACAAGTACGCCTTCTGGGATTCCATCCATCCCTCCGAGAGATTGAACCGTCTGTGCGCCAACCAGACGCTGAGGACAAGCCTGGCTGAGTTCGTGTGAGCTCCTGCCTTCTTATGCACCGTTCGTCATTACCATACTGGCACAGACATGATAGAGACATCCAACCATCGTCAATGTGTACTTCAGTGACTGATCGTGAATTCTTTGAGAAGCCTACAATAATTAGTTCATGGAAAATGTAATTTCTTCTACTGTTTCCTCATCAAATAACTGTACTCTGCAGCCTGGGCTGTCTTATATGGTTACTACTAAATGCTTGATCAAGCAGACGACTCTTCACCAACTATACTTGTAGGCAGGCATATccatggatctctctctctctctctctctcttctctttggcTTTCTTTGACACACACAGCATAAAAAGGTGATCTTTATGCTTTTTTGGCTGGCGAAGTGATGAAGAAGCTCGGCAACAGGAAAGGGAGGAAAGTCCACCCGGGCCCACCGCCAGGGCGGTGTTAGCCCGCCCGGCGGCGCTGACCAAGGAGGAGCAGGAGGTCCTGGAGTACTTGCTCTATGGCAGCGGCGGGCTCAACCTCCTGAACCGGAATGCGGGTGCTTTGGGTGCTACAAGAGCTTCTCGGCGCGGTGGGACGCATCGCCGAACCGGCACGTCATCCACCGCATCAAACGCGGAGGCGGAAAGGTGCCGACTCGGCGGCAAACGCGGCTGCGGCGGAGGAGAACCAGAGCTTGGGAGCGGAGGGGAAGGGGCTCCTGGCATCGGGTGGAGGTAACTTGGCGGACCTTGATGGTGATGACCAagatgacgatgacgatgacgaaggtggagatgctgatgcggatgctgctgctgctgatgatgatgTAGTAGGAGCAAAAGCTCTGTGACAAGAAGATATATGAGCTTCATCGGGGAAAGACTTTGGGGAGTGTAGAATCAAAAGGAAAGATAGAAGGTGCAAAAGGAAGGATGTTTTGGAGATCAACACCGTCTCTCTAGTCTCTTTGATTGGGAAGGCCACTTTCTCTCAACTTTCTTCTCGTTGCAATGGAAATTTAGGCTTTCATCGACAAAGGCAAGCAGATTTGTAGAAGAAACATCACTTATGTTTGCATGATCCTCTTTGGTTGACCACACAAATCATATTTCTACCTTTGTTTTGGAACATTAAAAAGACAAAAAGGCAAAATGGTCAAAGCTTTATTTCCTCTCCTTCACTTTTGGCCTCTGCCATGGCATCCTATAATCCTCAATTACCATTTCCTCCTCTTTATTTTCCCTTCATTCAATTCATAATGCCACGGACTACCCATAACACAATCCAGGAACAAAAAACCTAATTTAGAAGCCTATGATAAGCATCATCTATGGTAGTACATCTGCACAAGTAATAAATAAACTCGTGTGCACTGATCACAGGATATGGAGAAGATAAAGTTCCTACCAAAATGATGCATTTCCCTATTTGCTATTTCAGATACTATGGTGGTTTTCAGAACAAGAAAGCAGAGGAGGTTCCATCAACCAGGCATAAGCATGTCACAGTGATGGATGAATGAAGAACAATTAAATGTATGAAACAGTAGTGTCTGTCTTATTAGGCCAAAAACTACAAGACAAACATGAACCAGTTGCCAGATTACGAGAGATATGTAACAAAATACAAGAGGATGCTAGCAGCATAAGCAGCATCAAAAGTGCAGCAGCAAGGTGCCAACTAATGGGGGATCCGACCAAAACATGCTCGGATACTGGGCCGAACCCTTTTGACTTCAAAATTGCAGGATCATTAACTGCCTGAATTGATGAAGGATATGCCAGCGAGCATCATTGTCCAAATGAAGCAGCTCAGTGTTTCCAAATAAATCTGAGCCTTTGCTAGGTAGGTGGAAAGAATCTGTTAAGATTGAAAGGAAGCGTGTAGAACTCCTCGTTCCTGTTGTCGCCTCTGAACGTTCTAAATTTCACCCACCACGGCATACCCCTATCCTTCTTAGACTTCTCGACTTCCAATGTGTTGTCCAGAAATACGCCGACAATCAATCCGACAGTGGGGGGTGACAGAAATATGGTATTTAAGAACCCATTGAACTGCAGGCAGGGAAATTTTACAATTTCAACAAAAGCAAACATCTAAATAGCAAAATGTAATGTAAATCTTTTCGGTCAAACAAATATCTTGAGGAACTATGAACCAAGTGCAAGCCTTACATACAAGTAAGGATATCTGCTTAcatgcatgatagtttaagcaaaataataaaataatcacaACAAAATCTCATGCATTATGAGCTCGATGGTTTGTAACAGGATCAATATAAATTCCATTAACTCTGAATGAAATATAAAGGAACATGAGGCACTCATAGTCCAAGATAATGTTTTGAACTTTTTATAATGATCTTGGTGATTTTTCGTATTATTTTGAGTTATAATAACTGTGTCCAAATTCTTTGTATTTAAGACATATTCATGCTTAGGTTTTTGGTTAAATTTTTAATAGGTACACTAAAAAGAGCCATAATTAATGATCAAACTATTTTTTACACATTGCCACTTCTTTGTCAATATGAGTTTCAGTCTGATTCAGCACCCATCGTAATTTATCTTGCGACTCAGTAAATTCTTTAGAGAATCCAAAAGGCAGTTAAACATAACTAACCCATCCTGCACGTGTATTTACAGGTGCATGGCCAGAAGAAACCAGAGTATCATTGAAATATTGTGGAACGGATATTCCAAGGAAAAGTGAGAGACCAGTGATGATGAGGTTTCTCATAGAGTTCATGTTTGTAAACTGAAGGAATGATATTCCAACAGAAGCTGCAAAtttcaaaaagataaaattagaaACATTaacagcaagaataaaatgtaccCCAAAAATGAAATACATACCAACAAGGCCAAAAAGGACACAGTACAATGCTGCAAATATAGGAAATGGAATTGATGCAAAGACGGCTCCAAATTTCCCTGAAGCAACAGATCATGATACTGATTGCAAGTTAAAGAACATAACCGCCAATATAATGAATTATTAATAAAGAAATCATACCTAAGGTGGAAAAGAAAATCATGAACCCAGCTGAAATCTGAACCACCCTGCGGCTGCCAACTCGAGTAAGTCCAAGAAGACCAACATTCTCCCTAAAATTTTACACAAATTAGTGTCATCATCATCGCCATTGttatctaaaatcaaataatgtaCATGCTGCAACTCTGTGCGATATGTACAACATAGATCCCCTTCATAGACATGACACCAGACCCATGAAATGGACCCTCCCAAAATCAGGAAGCAGGGGAGATACATGGTGTTCATAGATGATAGAAATATATGATTTTAATGAATATTTGGCATGTATCTACATATATCTAAGGCATTTTCCCTATTACTGCCAGCAGAACTTTGCCATGGAAATAGGAAAGCTTACACAGAGACAGTGGAGCCTGTTCCAGTTCCAAACAGACCATCCAGCAGCACACCAATCCCCTGTGGTGAAGCATGAATGATGAAGCATTTAGCTACAAAGCTTAAACTCAAGACGATCACATTTTTCATCTATGAAGAAAGGAAGTGCTGATACAGACAAAACTCCATTTAAGAAATAACTGAAGAACTGCCTAAAAGCTCACTGATAGGGGGTGTTTCTGGTTTCTATGGAACTTACTATTTAACATACTATgtagcaaggttcgtaattttgtaTCGTACTAAcgtttcgagctttgctcggtacggtactatATGGTACAAGCATGCTGAGCAATACACtagggtgtactgctcggtatatatatatatatacatatatatatatatatacatatatatatatatatacatatatatatatatatacatatataagaaaAGGAGGCATACGCTGCCTCGACGACgtcacctccttttcttctcctcgtcgcgtCAGGTGTTCGGCGAGGGCGTCGAAGGCCGCAGACGCCTTTGGCCTTCGGCGAAGAACGCGACGAAGAAGAAGCCGAACAATCGCGCCTCTCCGTTACCTTCTGGATCGGGACCGTCGAGGGAGGGTGGCGCCGGATCGGAAAGCAtcaaggttctcccgattcttcctcttctccctcggcgctt
Coding sequences within:
- the LOC135644825 gene encoding GDSL esterase/lipase At2g42990-like isoform X2, with protein sequence MAFVLHERLLLFLVLFPSLAAPSRVPAVIVFGDSTVDAGNNNFIPTIARANFPPYGRDFPGGRATGRFCNGRLATDFISEALGLPSIVPAYLDPAYGIRDFATGVCFASAATGLDAATSDVLSVIPLRQEMEFFKEYQQKLEAYVGKTTANYIINEAVYIVSIGTNDFIENYYSGVTERSEQFTVEEYEDFLIRHAADFLTELHRLGARKVSFTGLTPFGCLPSERTSNLMNPGECMEEYNTVARDFNAKLQALTTRLCAALPGLKLRLAPFYDLLLHVVQNPSSYEDAAARGR
- the LOC135644825 gene encoding GDSL esterase/lipase At2g42990-like isoform X1, with product MAFVLHERLLLFLVLFPSLAAPSRVPAVIVFGDSTVDAGNNNFIPTIARANFPPYGRDFPGGRATGRFCNGRLATDFISEALGLPSIVPAYLDPAYGIRDFATGVCFASAATGLDAATSDVLSVIPLRQEMEFFKEYQQKLEAYVGKTTANYIINEAVYIVSIGTNDFIENYYSGVTERSEQFTVEEYEDFLIRHAADFLTELHRLGARKVSFTGLTPFGCLPSERTSNLMNPGECMEEYNTVARDFNAKLQALTTRLCAALPGLKLRLAPFYDLLLHVVQNPSSYGFEVASRGCCGTGKIEASYLCNQWNPFTCEDADKYAFWDSIHPSERLNRLCANQTLRTSLAEFV